GAAGTTATGGCCATTACAAGCACAAGAAAGACCCCAAACTCAGTTGATAATGTATTTTCATTATTTGGCATACCATTTGTTTTAGTTGGTTTATATATGATTTTTGGGAGATTTATTGTTGAAGCAATACAAAGAAATAAAACATATTACGGTATTACAAATCAACGAGTTATAATAGTGTCAGACTTAATTGGAAAGAGAGTTAAAAGTCTCAACTTAAGAACTCTATCTGATGTATCACTAATAGAAAAAAGTAACGGTAAAGGAAATATTACTTTTGGACAAGATAGCATATGGTCTACGTGGTTTAATATGGGGGCCATGCCTGGGATAGGTGTTCCACAGACTCCGAGGTTTGAAATGATTGACAACGCTAAGGATGTTTACAATAAACTAAGAGAAGAAATAAAGAAGAGCTAACCATCTCAAGAAAAAAATGTCAGGTCCTGAAAAATGCAATAGGTAACTTCAGCTTTACACTTAATGTAGATCTCTATTTCAAAGGTTCAATCTTGTCGGGCTTCTGATGAGTTAATGTCTTTTCCCAATCCTTTTTTAATTCTTGCTGATGAAGGCTTGCGAAACTGCTTTATCTTTTTTTAGGATTGTAAGCGGGTCAACGCCAAGAACTTTGGCATAGAGAGTGTCCGGGCATAGATCAATACCGCCTTCCCAGGCTATTGTATGGTTTTCTGCATCAACATAAACGGAGTTAAAGAAATTTATATCATTCCACGCTGAAAATACACCTTTACCAACGAGCTCTGACAGGTCGACTATACCTTCAACTCCATCTGAAAATTTTATCCAGACTCTGTATTTTTCCAATGGCTTTACCTGAATAATTCTGTGCATATATTTAATCCCTCTTTGTTCTTCTATATTATTCTATCAATATGATTAAAAATCAAGCAAGAGAAATATATTAATTTTAGAAGGCTTCAACTGCCAGACTTACTCTTCATCGTCTGGATATGAGAGTGAGAGCAAGTCAGGTGTCGGAGCTTTTGTCTGCTGCAAAAACCACCAGACTCCTGTCTGGTGATGAAGTTAAATGTACAAGTTGATCATGTACACATGGTGATTGTGGTACCGCCGAGAGTTGCAGTTGCAGAGGTAGTGCAGTTTATAAAGGTGAGTTCAGCAAAAACCCTTAAAGCGAAAATTCCTTTTTTGAAGAAGACATATTTTGGACAGATGGGCATTTGGTCAAGAGGTTGCTGTGTGCCATCACTGTCAAAACATTTTATATTTGACACTTATTGTGACAGGAATTATAATTTGGTATGAATATAATCATACCGGGAGCAAAACATGGCAAGAGCTGTTAAGATTGCAATAAGCCTTACAGAAGAGGAATTCAAAGAAGTTGAAAAACTCAGGAAGGAAAGAGGTATTAACAGGAGCAAACTCATTGCTGAGGCTGTAAGTCTTTTAAACAAGAAAAGCAGAACTGATGAACTGCTCAGGAAATATGAAGAGGGTTATAAAAAGAAGCCGGAAGACCTTCAGGAATTGAAAGGATTTCAGAAAGCGTCAATGGATGTACTAAATGAAGAGGACTGGTGATGAAAAAAGGTGAGGTTTGGTGGGCAGATCTGCCACCTCCAATCGGGAAACGTCCGGTAGTACTTTTGTCCCGTGATGAAGCATATAGAGTAAGGAACGCAGTTACAGTTGCACCTGTGACAAGAACAATAAGAGATATACCGGTAGAGGTTTTATTGGATATTAATGACGGTTTGCCAAAAAAGTGCGTTGTGAATCTTGATACAGTTATTACGATTCAAAAAAACTTGCTAAAGGAAAGAATCTGTCTGCTCAAGGAGGAAAAAGTCAGACAGATAAATGCTGCCATCAAGTTTGCCCTCGATTTATAATCCAAGTCTTATTTATTCTTCGTGGAAAATAAAATTAAGAGGTTAGCTTATTCTTCCTCGTCGGGATATGAGAACGACAGCATGTCAGGGGTTGAAGGTTTTGGTGCGCGTTTTTGCGTTGGCACGGCAGGTTTGCGTTTTCTCATTAACATATCATCGAGCCCCATTTCATCCATAAGTACTTCACGCGGTTTGATTCCATCCTGTGCTCCGACTATCCCTGATGCCTCCATCTTCTCTATCATGCGGGCGGCTCGGTTATAGCCTACGCGGAATTTCCTCTGCACCATTGATATTGAGACCTGCTTGGTTTTTACGATCCAGCGGAGCACTTCCTCATATTTCTCGTCATCCTCTTCCGCACCTTCCTCTTCGCCTTCTTCTATATCAGGGGTGATCACTGAAAGGTCAGGGATGGATTTTCTCTGCTTCTTTATAAACTCAACTATCGATGTCACCTCTGAATCGGAAACAAAGGCGCCGTGGACTCTGGTGAGTTTGTTGTATCCGGGAGACATAAGAAGCATGTCACCTTTGCCTAAAAGCTGTTCAGCGCCGTTTACATCGAGGATTGTACGGGAGTCAATCTTTGTCGAGACCTGAAGTGCGACACGCCATGAGAAGTTTGCCTTTATCACACCTGTTATTACATCAACAGATGGTCTTTGTGTCGCAATAATAAGATGAATGCCTGCGGCACGCGCCATCTGCGAGAGCCTCTGGATTGAGTCTTCAACTGACTTTGATGCAACCATCATCAGGTCTGCTAGCTCGTCTATGAATATCACTATGTATGGAAGAGGGCTTTCCTGTATCGCGTTTTCCTCGAGGAACTTGTTGTAGGCGGTTATGTTCCTTACGCCTTTATCCTTCATCAGCTCGTAGCGGCGGCTCATCTCGCGCACAGCCCATTGCAAGGCATAAGATGCCTCCTTGGGGTTTGTGACGACAGGAATCAGAAGGTGCGGTATCTCCT
The DNA window shown above is from Candidatus Schekmanbacteria bacterium and carries:
- a CDS encoding type II toxin-antitoxin system PemK/MazF family toxin, coding for MKKGEVWWADLPPPIGKRPVVLLSRDEAYRVRNAVTVAPVTRTIRDIPVEVLLDINDGLPKKCVVNLDTVITIQKNLLKERICLLKEEKVRQINAAIKFALDL
- a CDS encoding DUF2442 domain-containing protein → MHRIIQVKPLEKYRVWIKFSDGVEGIVDLSELVGKGVFSAWNDINFFNSVYVDAENHTIAWEGGIDLCPDTLYAKVLGVDPLTILKKDKAVSQAFISKN
- a CDS encoding ribbon-helix-helix protein, CopG family; amino-acid sequence: MARAVKIAISLTEEEFKEVEKLRKERGINRSKLIAEAVSLLNKKSRTDELLRKYEEGYKKKPEDLQELKGFQKASMDVLNEEDW
- a CDS encoding transposase encodes the protein MKLNVQVDHVHMVIVVPPRVAVAEVVQFIKVSSAKTLKAKIPFLKKTYFGQMGIWSRGCCVPSLSKHFIFDTYCDRNYNLV